A single Syntrophorhabdales bacterium DNA region contains:
- a CDS encoding cupin domain-containing protein yields MEAQDILNVGQKLKRLRASKSMSLRLLSQKSGVSANALSLIERNKTSPTVTTLLAIAKAFNMGINDFFSGQSQDMKEVVFSPGVGKQPGSSIEALAPNLKQQNLQPVLLRLAPDEKFREEFCFHPGDEFVYCLTGEIECEVGKEKISLHQGDAVTYKAETPHRINNKSPSGSQALVVFELGHLI; encoded by the coding sequence GTGGAAGCTCAAGACATCCTGAACGTAGGTCAAAAACTGAAGCGGCTCAGAGCAAGCAAGAGCATGTCGTTAAGACTTCTCTCGCAGAAAAGCGGAGTTTCAGCCAATGCCCTCAGCCTCATAGAGAGAAACAAAACCTCGCCCACTGTCACCACCCTGCTGGCGATCGCCAAAGCCTTCAATATGGGGATCAATGATTTTTTTTCCGGGCAGAGCCAGGACATGAAAGAAGTTGTATTTTCGCCTGGCGTGGGAAAACAGCCGGGATCCTCAATTGAGGCCCTCGCACCAAACCTCAAGCAGCAGAATCTCCAACCGGTCCTTCTGAGGCTCGCGCCTGACGAGAAATTCCGCGAGGAATTTTGTTTTCACCCGGGAGATGAGTTTGTCTATTGTCTTACGGGTGAGATAGAGTGTGAGGTGGGCAAGGAGAAGATCAGCCTCCACCAGGGTGACGCAGTCACCTACAAGGCCGAGACGCCCCACCGGATCAACAACAAGTCACCATCGGGCAGTCAGGCACTCGTGGTGTTTGAACTGGGTCACCTCATCTAA
- a CDS encoding DNA internalization-related competence protein ComEC/Rec2 — MFVSCVLAFAAGIYIQAFYGIAPRPIALGLAALVLLLPFSQRRNGSVTFFLLVVAFLLTGIIRLAIVTESMPLLIDEGESLYAGSVVETSPKSKVIAITDPESLRDLRVSFHSDAPLETADRVYLRGRIVEFSPVSADSPRKLWRWLKRLEGVNHELKGKILLVRPGGSSINALRNFFRKRIEASGAMHSDVQKALTIGDRASLDEEINKLFLRTGTSHVLAISGFNVGIISGFFFFVARFLLRRIRRLRLSGRDVKYAAVLTIPFPFIFMLIAGSGVSVIRATIMVEIYMLALIFERGRHLLNSMALSALIILLIYPHSLFSPSFQLTFMSLLAIVLCMEKLYPMIKKIRWTPAEWSLSVILTTAAATLGTAPVVIYHFYGINLFSIIHNLATVPLTGVLATSLSLIGMSVPFGDVLLVLSGWVVHFNLILLRWLDWGYLFPIIRPDFFEMLLYYALFFSLLYAGKKPVVALLLAVLLPLCVLQLYLVYERRFNNDLCANFIDVGVGEATLIEAPKGVRILIDGGGSLSGDFDTGSRIVMPFLLSKKILTLDYVINSHGHEDHIGGLPSLLQNMNVRNFATTSHLVEYVHYRSLLETMRRKGTALQFWKKGDAYHFPAETEIAVLHPLQGATFENLNDASLVIAITRNGSTFLFPGDIGGSVEEELITSGASLKADVLKIPHHGSLTSSTLPFLRAVSPKLAVLSGGGVMAGLPARQTMERYRMLSIPTVRTDSQGPITVCSRAGRLTYHIAQ; from the coding sequence TTGTTCGTAAGCTGTGTACTTGCCTTCGCCGCCGGGATCTATATCCAAGCCTTCTATGGCATTGCGCCGAGGCCGATTGCTCTCGGACTCGCTGCGCTGGTGCTGTTGCTTCCATTTTCCCAGCGCAGGAATGGCAGTGTCACTTTTTTTCTTCTGGTGGTTGCTTTTTTACTGACCGGCATTATCCGACTGGCAATCGTCACAGAATCAATGCCTTTGCTGATTGATGAAGGCGAATCCCTGTATGCGGGAAGCGTAGTTGAAACATCGCCGAAGTCAAAAGTCATAGCCATTACCGATCCTGAATCCTTGCGGGATCTGCGGGTTTCATTTCACTCGGATGCTCCCCTGGAGACTGCGGATCGCGTCTACCTGAGAGGCCGCATCGTTGAATTCAGCCCGGTGTCTGCAGACTCCCCGCGCAAGCTCTGGAGATGGCTCAAGCGCTTGGAAGGGGTCAACCACGAACTGAAAGGGAAGATACTGCTTGTGAGACCGGGCGGCAGTTCCATTAATGCCTTGAGGAATTTTTTCCGGAAAAGGATAGAGGCATCAGGAGCGATGCACAGCGATGTCCAGAAGGCACTCACTATCGGCGATCGAGCTTCGCTTGACGAAGAAATCAACAAGCTCTTCCTGAGGACAGGCACCTCCCACGTACTCGCCATTTCAGGCTTCAACGTAGGCATTATCTCGGGTTTCTTCTTTTTTGTTGCGAGATTTCTCCTCCGTCGCATCAGGCGGCTCAGATTGTCAGGCCGGGACGTAAAATATGCGGCCGTGCTCACGATTCCCTTCCCCTTTATTTTCATGCTCATAGCCGGCTCAGGCGTCTCCGTGATCCGTGCAACGATCATGGTGGAGATCTACATGCTGGCCCTCATCTTTGAAAGGGGAAGACATCTCCTGAACAGCATGGCCCTTTCCGCCCTCATTATTCTCCTCATCTATCCCCACTCACTTTTTTCACCTTCGTTCCAGCTCACCTTCATGAGCCTGCTCGCGATAGTGCTCTGCATGGAGAAGCTCTACCCGATGATAAAGAAGATCAGATGGACACCGGCCGAATGGTCCTTGTCGGTCATACTTACCACTGCTGCTGCGACGCTCGGAACCGCCCCTGTTGTGATATATCATTTCTACGGGATAAACCTCTTCAGTATCATCCACAATCTTGCGACGGTACCACTGACGGGGGTCCTGGCCACATCCTTGAGCCTCATAGGCATGAGTGTGCCTTTCGGTGATGTCCTGTTGGTGCTCTCAGGATGGGTAGTCCATTTCAATCTCATTCTTCTCCGCTGGCTCGATTGGGGTTATCTCTTTCCCATTATCCGGCCCGATTTCTTTGAGATGCTCCTTTATTACGCGCTCTTCTTCTCTCTCCTGTACGCAGGGAAGAAGCCGGTGGTTGCCTTGCTCCTCGCTGTGCTGCTTCCTCTCTGCGTGCTTCAATTGTACCTGGTATATGAAAGAAGATTTAATAATGATCTCTGCGCCAACTTCATAGACGTGGGTGTGGGAGAAGCGACTCTCATCGAGGCGCCGAAAGGCGTGAGGATTCTCATAGACGGGGGAGGTTCCCTATCCGGGGACTTCGATACCGGCTCCCGGATTGTGATGCCCTTTCTGCTGTCAAAGAAGATCCTGACGCTCGACTATGTGATCAATTCTCACGGCCATGAGGACCATATCGGGGGTCTTCCATCGTTACTTCAAAATATGAACGTGAGAAACTTTGCAACCACGTCACATTTGGTGGAGTACGTACACTATCGGTCTCTACTGGAGACCATGCGCCGGAAGGGAACCGCACTGCAGTTCTGGAAGAAAGGAGATGCCTATCATTTTCCGGCCGAGACAGAGATTGCAGTGTTGCATCCTTTACAGGGCGCAACCTTTGAAAACCTGAATGATGCTTCTCTCGTAATCGCGATCACGCGGAATGGGAGCACGTTTCTCTTTCCCGGCGATATCGGCGGTAGCGTCGAAGAAGAGCTCATCACCTCGGGCGCTTCTCTCAAGGCAGATGTCCTGAAAATTCCGCATCACGGCAGCCTCACTTCCAGCACTCTTCCCTTTTTGAGAGCAGTCAGCCCGAAGCTGGCGGTATTGAGCGGAGGCGGGGTGATGGCGGGATTGCCTGCTCGCCAGACCATGGAGCGGTACCGGATGCTTTCCATTCCCACAGTGAGGACAGACAGCCAGGGACCGATCACTGTATGTTCTCGCGCAGGACGGCTTACCTATCATATAGCACAATGA
- a CDS encoding MBL fold metallo-hydrolase: MADRVEITLLVDNYTDIFLPSKEYVTYPTPGDGSRLRGEQGLSLWIEITEQKDILRILYDFGRSGAILLHNARQLGIDIGLADFMVLSHAHGDHYGGFSKALTYAKESCRVVLHPTACGIRRFIKFGERVVGPWGIKKSLLAKLQSRIVLSGGLTSLGQGAYVSGEIERRTAFEKGMPNAFLEEKGTLVRDPISDDQALIIELSGKGLVVITGCAHAGVVNTLLHTQRLFPGHNIFALFGGFHLNNADEEQMRETVRHIAEAHVSYLAGFHCTGYYAQKVLMDHFGERWIPGAVGARITLKAMGA, translated from the coding sequence ATGGCAGACAGGGTCGAAATCACGCTGCTTGTAGACAACTACACTGATATTTTTCTCCCGTCAAAAGAGTATGTCACCTACCCCACACCAGGGGATGGTTCGCGCCTCCGGGGTGAGCAGGGCCTTTCACTCTGGATCGAGATCACGGAGCAAAAGGATATTCTGCGCATACTTTACGATTTCGGAAGAAGCGGCGCCATACTCCTGCATAACGCCAGACAACTGGGCATCGATATCGGGCTCGCCGATTTCATGGTCCTGAGCCACGCGCACGGGGATCATTACGGTGGTTTTTCTAAAGCCCTGACGTACGCAAAGGAATCCTGCCGTGTTGTCCTTCATCCTACCGCATGCGGCATCAGACGATTCATCAAATTCGGGGAGCGCGTAGTCGGGCCCTGGGGCATCAAGAAGAGCCTGCTTGCCAAGCTGCAGTCGAGAATTGTTTTGAGCGGCGGCTTGACTTCGCTGGGGCAGGGCGCATACGTTTCCGGGGAGATCGAGCGGCGGACTGCCTTTGAAAAGGGCATGCCCAACGCATTTCTTGAAGAGAAAGGCACACTGGTGCGCGATCCGATCAGCGACGACCAGGCTCTGATTATTGAGCTTTCCGGCAAAGGGCTTGTCGTGATCACGGGCTGCGCCCATGCGGGCGTCGTAAACACCCTCCTGCACACACAGCGGCTTTTCCCGGGGCACAATATCTTCGCACTCTTCGGAGGCTTTCACCTTAACAATGCGGATGAAGAACAAATGCGTGAGACAGTGCGACACATAGCAGAGGCACATGTCAGCTACCTCGCAGGATTTCACTGCACCGGCTATTACGCTCAGAAAGTCCTCATGGATCATTTCGGCGAACGGTGGATACCGGGGGCCGTAGGGGCGAGAATAACGCTCAAGGCAATGGGCGCGTAA
- a CDS encoding tetratricopeptide repeat protein: MQRDKAFLLIIVAFLAGFIIGAVSGIKFYGSQRGGTPPVASEGGSVSPQAKANLLQEISQMEEALKGDPQNLQVLISLGNAYFDTNQERKAIDTYQKALAIDPKNADVRTDMGIMYRNIKDYDSAIREFRQAAKDNPTHVNSRFNLAIVLQNDKKDIPAAIVAWEDFLKVAPTDNRAVMAKAQLEQLKNLAK, translated from the coding sequence ATGCAGCGGGACAAAGCTTTTCTGCTCATCATCGTGGCTTTTCTGGCAGGCTTTATAATCGGGGCGGTCAGTGGTATCAAGTTTTACGGGTCTCAAAGGGGAGGGACTCCCCCGGTTGCTTCAGAAGGAGGCTCCGTGAGCCCTCAGGCCAAAGCGAACCTGTTACAAGAAATCAGCCAGATGGAAGAAGCCCTCAAAGGCGATCCGCAAAACCTGCAGGTGCTCATATCACTGGGTAACGCGTATTTTGATACCAACCAGGAAAGAAAGGCGATTGATACGTACCAGAAGGCGCTCGCGATCGATCCCAAGAACGCTGACGTGCGGACCGATATGGGTATCATGTACAGAAACATCAAAGATTATGACAGCGCAATCAGGGAGTTCAGACAGGCCGCAAAAGACAACCCCACCCACGTTAACAGCAGGTTTAATCTTGCTATCGTCCTCCAGAATGATAAGAAGGATATACCCGCGGCTATTGTGGCGTGGGAAGATTTCTTAAAGGTAGCTCCTACCGACAACAGAGCTGTCATGGCCAAAGCCCAGTTGGAGCAGCTCAAGAACCTCGCCAAGTAA